CGGTTCGCAGAAGGCAATCCAACTCCTTAAACAAAAGCTGGCCATTAAAGCAAAAGTATTACGAGATGGAGAATGGGTAATGCAAGCGGCAGAAGAGATTGTGCCCGGAGATATCCTTGTAGTTAAGCTTGGAGATATAGTGCCTGCTGATGCCAAGATTGTAAGCGGCGATTTATCGGTTGATGAATCAGCCTTAACCGGAGAATCCTTCCCTAAAGATGCACATCCGTTAGACGTTATTTATTCAGGATCTGTAGTGAAGCGGGGGCAAGCCAGGTGCGCCGTGGTAAATACCGGGGCAAATACCTACTTTGGTAAAACAGCCGAACTAGTCAAAATAGCAAAACCCAAGTCGCATCAAGAGGAAGTTATGATGGCCGTAGTTAAATACATGATGTACCTGGGCATTGCCGCGTCAATCCTTGTTGCAATATACGCCTTATTCCTTCACTTAAGCGTCTTTTTGATACTAACCTTTGTTGTGATTTTTCTTATGGGGGCAGTCCCTGTGGCGCTTCCAGCAGTAATGACAATTGTTCAATCGGTAGGTGCGATGGAACTTAGTAAGAAGGGGGTGTTGGTAACCAGGCTTGATTCGATTGAAGATGCCGCTTCTATAGATGTGCTTTGTTTTGATAAGACAGGCACGGTAACGCAGAACAGATTATCAGTTATAGATAGCATAGTGTTTTCAGGATATCAAAAAGAGAATGTTATCAGATTAGCTGCTTTGGCATCCCGAGCAGAGGGGATGGACGTAATCGACCTTGCGGTTATTGAATATGCTAAAGACGCGCGGGTAGATTTAAATGCGTTTAAACAGATTTCGTACGCGCCTTTTAATCCGTCGCTCAAGAGAACAGAAGCGATTATCGAAAATAATGGAGCGCGTTTTAAGGCCATTAAGGGTGCCTCTCAGGCTGTCCTAGCTTTGTGCCGCGGAATTGGTCAAGAAACGATAGCTGGGGCTAATAAAACAATAAAGGAGTTTTCTCAAAAAGGATACAGGACGATTGCAGTTGCGCAGTCGCGCGGGGATGATCTAGAAAACTTTCAACTTGCAGGGCTGCTGGCATTAGCTGATCCTCTTCGGCCGGATTCAAAGAGCATGATCGAGGAAGCAAAAAAGCTGGGGATAAAGCCCATTATGCTGACCGGAGATAATATTGCCATAGCTCAAGAGATAGCCCGGCAGGTTGGCATTGGCAGTAAAATTATCAGGTTTTCTGATATTGCGGGCTTAAGTGAAGATACGCAGATAAGGTCTATTGAAGAAAGCGATGGGTTTGCCGAGATATATCCTGAGGATAAGTATAAAATAGTAAAATTGCTGCAATCAAGAAATCATATGGTAGGGATGACCGGAGACGGGGTGAATGATGCGCCGGCGCTAAAGCAGGCGGAGATGGGAATAGCGGTAAGAAGATCAACTGATGTGGCCAAAGCATCAGCAAGCGTAGTCTTAACTGAACCGGGAATAAGCGTAATAATTAATGCGATAGAGATAAGTAGAGAGATATACCAACGGATGCTGACATGGGTTATAAATAAAGTTACTAAGGTTATAGAATTTGTAGGGTTATTAACCGTAGGTTTCTTTTGGCTGCATAATATTGTGCTTTCACTTTTGGGAATGTCGCTACTTGTATTTGCCAATGATTTTGTAACCATGTCTCTGGCAACCGACAATGTAAAGTCCACAGATAATCCTAACAAGTGGAATGTAAAAAATATTACTGTGTTATCCATCATTCCGGGTATACTCTTAGTGGTGGAAGGCTTAATTATAATTCTGGTAGGGCTGAGATATTTTCATTTGGAATGGGAGAAGCTGCGTACTTTGGTAATGCTGAACCTTATATTTAATAGCCAATTTCGAGTATTGATTGTTAGGGAAAGGAGGCACTTTTGGGCATCTGTTCCCGGTAAAGCGTTGCTCATCTTCAGCCTATCGACCATAATAATATTCTTTCTGTTAGGTATTTACGGTATTTTTATTCCAGCTCTTACCGTAAAACAAATTCTTATTGTTCTGGGATTCTCGGCGTTATTCACTCTGGGTATTGATTTTCCTAAATACTATTTATTTAGGAGATTTGGGTTATAATTACATATATAAGGAACAGAAGGAAAGAGCCGTAAATGCCAAAGACTAAAATAATCTGCACTTTAGGGCCGGCTTCAAGCAAAGAAAATGTTTTGATCAAGATGATGGGCGCCGGTATGGCAGTGGCAAGGTTAAATTTCTCTCACTCTACCTCAAAGGTTCATTTAGCCCGGATACGGCTGATAAGGAAACTAAATAAAAAATATCGCCTAAATATCAAGATATTGGGGGATTTGGAGGGTTACCGCATAAGGGTGGGTAGATTAGAAGGAGGTCAGGCGATCAAGGTAAATAAAGGGCAGGTCGTTTGGTTGACACAAGAAAATACTTTAGGAAAAGGCAGCCTGATACCATTTGATTACAAAGGCCCTTTAAGCAAGATCTGCAAAGGCCAATACATTTATATTGATGATGGTAATATCGCCCTTATAGTTTTAGGGGGCCGGATAAATAGATTAAAGGCTAAAGTGGTTATTCCCGGGTTGATTAAAGAGCGCAAAGGCATAAATATGCCCGGAGTAAAAATGAGCTTTAAAGGATTGACAGCCAAAGACAAGGAGGATATCCGTTTTTGTTTAGAAAATAAAGTTGATTATCTAGCCCAGTCTTTTGTAAGGAGTAAGGACGATATCCTCGTTATTAGGGAATATCTTAAGGATTGTGCGTATAAATGCAAGATCATTGCAAAAATTGAGAACCGGGAAGGTATTAAAAATATTGCTGAAATAATCAAAGTCTGCGATGGAATTATGGTCGCCAGAGGCGATCTGGGCGTCTCCATTCCTATATATGAGGTGCCGATAGTGCAAAAAGAAATAATCAAAAAATGTAACCGGGCAAAAGAATTTGTCATTACCGCTACCCAGATGCTGGAGAGCATGACTGAAAACCGTATCCCTGAAAGGGCGGAGGTTTCAGACGTGGCTAACGCCATATTGGACGGTTCGGATTACCTGATGCTTTCCGCGGAGACTGCGGTTGGTTTATATCCTGCGGAATGCGTTGATATGATGAATAAAATAATTAAGTTTACGGAGAAGAACACCCCTGGCGATCTCCGTCTTACGAGACCGGGCAAGAGATAATATTTTATTCCTCGAAGAGTGGCCGTTGTTAAATTTTAGTTGACAAACCGCAAAAATAGTGTATACTTTTTGGCGTAGTGAGCAAGGGAGTAGAAGTCTTGAACCGTAAGGAGAAAGAATGACACACCTTACGGTTTTTTTATGGAAAGGAGGAAACAGAGAAAATGGCAAAGGGTAAAGTAAAGTGGTTTTCCAATCAAAAGGGATATGGTTTTATTACTCCTGAGAATGGCGCTGATGTATTCGTGCATCACACCGCGATCCAGGGTGAAGGCTATAAAACCTTAGAGGAGGGCCAGGATGTCGAATTCGAGATCGAAAAAGGTCCTAAAGGTGAACAAGCTACTAAAGTAGTGAAGTTATAACCTAATCAGGAAAACAAAAAAGGCCCGGCACAAAATGCTGGGCCTTTTTTGTTTAAAATCGTGGTAGAATAAAAGAGATGAAAAAATTTGCAGCGGTAGCCATGAGCGGCGGCGTGGATTCTTCGGTAGCCGCGGCTTTATTAAAAGAGCAAGGGTATGAGGTAGTCGGCCTGACGATGTGTTTTAACCTGGCGGAAAAGGACGGCAAGAAGCCCAGTTGCTGCGGTTTAACCGGAATTGAGGATGCCCGGCGGGTTTGTCAAAAGCTGGGAATCCGGCATTATGTTATCAATTTGGATAAAGATTTTTCCCGGGATGTAATCCAGAATTTTCACCAGGAATATTTAAACGGCAGGACCCCCAATCCCTGCGTTAGATGCAATCAGTTTATAAAATTCGGTATTTTACTTAAAAAGGCGCTTGGCCTGGGGGCCAAATTTTTAGCCACCGGACATTATGCCGGGATCGTAAAGTCAAAACAGGGATATCTGCTTAAAAAGGCCAGGGACATTAGAAAAGATCAATCCTATTTTTTATACCGCTTAAACCAGAAACAACTAAAACACATAATTTTCCCGTTGGGTAATTTTACCAAATCTAAAGTCAGGGAGCTGGCCAGGGATTTTGGACTAAAGGTAGCGGAAAAACAGGATAGCCAGGAGATTTGTTTTCTGCCGGACGGCAAACACGGGGATTTGATCAAGGCCAAAGGTTTAAACCGCGTTCAGCCGGGTGAATTGGCGGATAAAGAAGGCAATATCCTTGGGGTGCATCAAGGAATACCATTTTATACTATCGGCCAGCGCCATGGATTGGGAGTTGCCAAGGGATACCCGTTGTATGTAACGCGGATTAATGCCAGAGCCAACCGGATTACCGTAGGAAAACGGCAGGAGGCTTATAAAAGCGGATGCATTATAAAAGAAGTGAATTTTCTGGGTGAGCCTTTTAAAAAGAAGGTTGAGATAAAGGTAAGGATACGCTATAATCATAAAGAAATGCCGGCAGTTGTTTATCCGGATGCAAAAGCATTGAAGGTAATTTTTAAAGAGCCGCAGTTTGCGATAACACCCGGCCAATCCGCGGTCTTTTACGATAAAGATATAGTTTTAGGCGGAGGAATAATCCAAAAGGTTATTGATGAGAATGATCAAGGAAGATAAAGAATTAGTTGCCAAGATTAAAGAGTTAAAGAAAAAACGCAATGCCATAATCCTGGCGCATAACTACCAGTTGCCGGAAGTCCAGGATATCGCGGATTTCCGCGGGGATTCCCTTGAGCTTTCGCGGATGGCCGCCAAAACCGAAGCAAAAGTAATTGTTTTCTGCGGAGTTTATTTTATGGCCGAAACCGCTTCGATTCTTTCTCCGGATAAATTAGTAATTATGCCGGATGTATCCGCCGGATGCCCCATGGCCAATATGATGACTGCCGCTGACCTAAGGAAGCTAAAAGCCGAGCATCCCCGGGCAGTCGCCGTAGGTTACGTGAATACCTCGGCGCAGGTGAAAGCGGAACTGGATTATTGCTGCACTTCGACTAACGCGGTTGCGGTAATCAACTTTTTAAAGAATGAGAAAGAAATAATTTTTATCCCGGATAAATACCTGGCCGATTATGTTTCCAAAAAGAGCGGCAGAAAATTGATCACCTGGCACGGTTTTTGCCCGACGCATGTTAAGATATTGCCGGAGGATTTAAAAAGAGAGAAAAAATTTCACCCTAAGGCCAAGAGAATGGTGCATCCGGAGTGCCTGCCTTCCGTAGTTGCGCTGGCGGACGCGGTATTATCTACCAGCCAGATGGCTAAATATGCCAAGGAAAATCCGGCCAAAGAGTTTATCGTCGGTACGGAGGCCGGGTTAGTTTACCGCCTAAAGCAGGATAATCCGGATAAAGAGTTTTATTTAGCCAGCGAACGCGCGATGTGCCCGAACATGAAACGGACCACGCTGGAAAAAGTGCTCTGGGCTCTGGAGGATCTTAAAGAAGAGGTTAAGGTGCCGGAAAATATCAGGGCAAAAGCGTACCTGGCTATTGAACGTATGTTAAAGATTATTTAATGAATATCCCGATCGTCTTTGAAGATGATTGGCTACTGGTGGTTAATAAGCCTGCCGGCCTATTGAGTGTCCCAACACCTAAAAACGAATCGCGTACTTTGACCAGCATTTTAAACCAAGATGCCCAGGATCGAGGATTAAAGTATCGGCTTTATCCCTGCCACCGCCTTGATCGGGAAACCTCGGGGCTGCTGATTTATGCTAAAACCAAGGGCATTGAGTCAAAAATGGCGGATGCTTTCAGGAGCAGGCAGGTAAGTAAAAAATATATCGCTTTTGTGCATGGAAAATTGGCGCATCCGCAAGGCACTATCGCTTCGGCTATCGAGGCAAAGAGCGCGGTTACAAACTACGAGGTTATGCAGGAAAAAAATAATTACAGCGTAGTTGAGGTTTCTCCGGTTACCGGCAGGACTAATCAGGTCCGGATCCACTTCAAGCGTATCCAGCATCCCTTAGTCGGTGAAGATAAATTTATTTTTCGCAAGGATTTTGCTTTGCGGGCAAAGCGGGTTTGCTTGCATGCCGAATATTTAGAGTTCAAGCATCCTGTGACCGGTAAAACTGTGGCGGTCCAGGCGCCTCTGGCCGCAGATATGCAAAAGTTTTTGGAAGATCACTAATCTTAGGAGAACCCGATGCACATAGTGTCTGTTTTGATCTTTGGTATTGTCGAGGGGATTACGGAGTTCCTGCCTGTTTCTTCGACCGGCCACTTAATGCTAACCGCAAAACTTCTTCAGATCAGCCAATCGGAATTTATCAAAAGTTTTGAAATCTCTATCCAACTGGGTGCAATACTGGCAGTGGTTGTTTTGTATTGGGACAGGTTGATCAAGGGCTGGGAGATCTGGAAACGCTTATTGGTTGCTTTTTTGCCCGCGGCCCTGATTGGGGCCCTGTTTTATAAAATGATCAAAAGATATCTTTTGGGCAATAATGAAGTGGTGCTTTGGTCCTTGTTTATCGGCGGGTTATTTTTGATTGTCTTTGAATTGCTGCACCGCGAAAAAAAAGGCGCGGTTGAGGAATTGTCCGCTGTTTCTTATCCGCAGGCATTGGTTATTGGTTTGTTCCAATCGGTAGCGATGATTCCGGGAGTTTCCCGGGCCGCGGCTACGATTATCGGGGGCTTGGTGGTGGGGTTAAAAAGAAAAACTATCGTGGAGTTTTCATTCCTCCTGGCGGTTCCCACTATGCTGGCGGCAACGGCTTTGGATCTTTTTAAAAGCGCCCAGGTCTTTAAATCGGGCCAGTTTGTTTCTTTGGGGACAGGTTTTATTGTTTCATTTTTTGTGGCTCTTGCTGCGATTAAGTTTTTGCTCAGCTTTATCAAGCGCCACAGTTTTATTGCTTTCGGGGTATACCGCGTAATTATTGTTTTGGTGTTTTGGTTAATAGTGAAGTAAACGGAGGAACTGATATGAGTATTATAGTGTTGGGCACAGTGGCATTAGACAGCGTAAAAACTCCTTTTGGCAGGCGTAAAGAATTACTCGGAGGATCAGCGGCACATTTTTCCATGGCTGCCCGGCTTTTTACCAAAGTTAACCTGATCGCCATTGTGGGAAGTGATTTTCCAAAGGAACACATCGCTTTTTTAAGAAGCAAGGGGATTAATCTTAGTTCTTTGATCATGGAGGGCGGTAAAACCTTCAGGTGGGAAGGCGAATATAAAGGGGATTTAAATTCAGCCCTTACCATTAACACCGAGTTGGGCGTGCTTTCGGTATTTAAACCGCAGGTTTCTGAAGAGCAGCGTAAAATAGAAAACATATTCTTAGCCAACGTTGACCCGGATATTCAGGAGCACCTTTTGCGTAAGATGCATTCTCCGAAATTAGTCGGTTTAGACAGCATGAACTATTGGATTAATACTAAGCGCAGAGAACTGATCAAACTGCTTAAGCTTATAGATATTTACGTGGCTAATGACCAGGAGGCCAGGGATTTATCAGGAGAGAGTAATTTAATTAAGGCAGCCAAACGCCTCTCCTCTTTTGGTCCTAAAATGGTGCTGATTAAAAAAGGGGAGCATGGAGTTTTATTTTACAGCCGGTCTTTGCATGCTGCAAACGGGTTGGTTTTTTCTCTTCCGGCATATCCGGTTGAGAAGGTAATCGATCCTACGGGAGCAGGGGATACTTTTGCCGGAGGGTTCATGGGTTATCTGGCAAAGAGTGGTAAGATAAACTCTTCAGCAATAAAGAAGGCATTGGCTTACGGGACTGTGGCCGCTTCTTTTAACGTGGAAGATTTTGGTCTGTATCGGACAAGCAAACTGGTCCCGCAAGACCTACAAAGACGTCTAGTTAAATTTAAGAGCTGTTTTTTATTTTAATTTTACACCCCGCGCTTAGAGGAGTTGCGCGGGTGTGCCTTTGTGGGCAACACGCCGCGTTTATGAGGAATTACGCGGGTGTGGCCTTCTGGCCAAGGAGACAATGATGAAAGAGATCCGCGAAGAATTTTTGAGGTTTATCAAGTCCTACGGAGTGATCGGCGTGGCTATCGGTATTGTTATGGGCCAGGCGGTAGCCAAGGTTATTACGGTTATCGTCGAAGGCCTGGTTATGCCGGTCTTAGAAGTATTACTTCCCGGGAACAAATGGCAGGAAGCGGTTTTACATCTCTGGAGGATAAATATCAAGATTGGCTTGATTATCGCCGGGCTGATCGATTTTTTTATTATCTCGGTGGTAGTTTTCTTTTTGGTTAAATATATATTAAAGATCGAACCTGGTCATAAACATTAACACCCCGCGTTTATAAGGAATTACGCGGGTGTGCCCGTGTGGGCAAGGAGGACAATTATGTTGGCAGAAAAGATTTTCAACGATTATAAGGAGGCAATGAAAGCCCGCGACACTCTGAAGAGTTCGGTTTTAAGTTTTTTACGGGCAGATATGCTTAATTTGGCAACCGCCAAGAAAAAAGATAAGCTCGATGACGCCGAAATTATTACCGTAATCAAGAAACAAATAAAGCAGCGCCAGGATTCGATTGAACAGTTTACCAAGGGCGCAAGGCCGGAAGCTGCGGAAAAAGAGAAAAAAGAATCAGAGATTCTCAAAGGTTATTTACCCGCCCAGATGCCGGTTGAGGAAATTAAACGTTTGATTGAAGAAGCGGTTGCGGCAACCGGAGCAAGCGGCGCCAAAGATATGGGCCGGCTGATGAAGGAGCTGTCTGTAAAGATCGCCGGAGGGGCTGACGGGAAACTGGTCAGTGATTTGGTAAGGCAAAGGTTAAGTCCTCCTTCCTAAAAAGAAAGTTCAAATATGTTTTCTTCGTTACAGGTTAAATATTTTCGCATCTATTGGCTGGGCATGTTTGTGTCTTTGATCGGTACCTGGATACAAACCGTAGCTCAGAGCTGGCTGGTGTTTGAGTTAACCAACTCCGCGTTTCTTTTAGGGGTGGTTGGTTTCTTAAGTTCAATACCTATATTTGTGCTTTCTTTATTTGGAGGCGTGTTGGCTGACAGGGTAAATAAAAGAAATATACTGATTTTTACCCAAGTAACTTTTATGTTCCTGGCTTTTTTACTGGCAATCCTGACCCAATTCAAACTGATCACCCCTTTACAGATTATGTTCATTGCTTTGTTTAACGGGATCGTGATGGCTTTTGACGCTCCGGCCCGGCAGTCGATAGTGGTGGAGCTGGTCGGTAAAAAACATCTTTTTAACGCCATCGCCTTAAACTCGGTAGCTTTCAATTCTTCGCGGATTATCGGGCCGGCAATCGCCGGTGTATTGGTTTCGGTGATCGGGATGAGCGGGTGTTTTTATTTAAACGGAGTCAGCTTCCTGGCAGTCATTATCGCCCTCTTTTACATTAGATTGGGAACAGGCAAAGCGCGGAATAATAATTCAGCGATAAAAGATCTTAAAGAAGGTTTGATCTTTATCAGCCGCCACCCGCTTATTTTAGCTTTAGTGAGCATGGTGGGGGCGATGAGCCTTTTTGGTATTTCCTATGTTATCCTGATGCCGGTTTTTGTCAACCATGTGCTGGCCGCCGGAGTAAAGGGCTTGGGTATACTGATGTCCAGCACCGGACTTGGGGCCTTGATTGGAGCTTTAATTCTGGCCCGGTTGGGAGATTTTAAATATAAGGGAAGGCTGCTAATCGGCTCGGCGTTCTTATTTTCCTTGTCGCTGATCATTTTTTCATTATCTAAAAATTACGCTTTGGCCGTTTTCTCTTTGATCCTTATAGGATGCACAAGCGTTATTCCAATTGCCCTGATCAATACTTTATTGCAAATTAACGTGCCGGATGAATTTCGCGGCAGGGTAATGAGCCTTTTTATGATTACTTTCGCCGGGATTATGCCTTTTGGAAATTTGATTTCCGGAGGCCTGGCGCAAACATTGGGGGTATCGGCGGCTCTTTTTTTCTGCGGCCTGACTTGTCTGGCATTATTTACGTTGATTAACTTTGTATTTTCAGGATTAAGAGATTTATAGTAGTTTTGCGCCTTAAAATAAAGGGACCGTTTCTATTTTTTCTTTGTTCCTATTTTTAAAAAATAAAAACGGTTCCTGGTTTCACTCAAATTTCAGTTGATTTATTTATATATTTTGTTAAAATTAGTGTTGGTAACAACCCGCGCTTAAAGGTATTGCGCGGGTGTGCCCTTGTGGGCAAGGAGGTGAATTAAATTCCCGCAATTTGATAATAATAAAACGTCATAATAACAAATTTTAATAAATTATAGAGAGGAGAGTAAGTATGAAGAGGTTATTAAGTTTAGGGGTAGTGGTTTTGATGTTGGCGGGATTATCCGGTTGCGGTAAGAAACAAGAAGCAGAGGAGTTGCAGCCCATTACCATGGAGTCCCTGAGTACGCCCAGCAGCCCGGCCGCGGCTATGCCGGACATAAAGGCCCAAGAGTCCAAAATTTTAACTGCTCCGGCAGTTACCCAAGCCAAAGAAGTTGTACCTGTACCGCCGCAGGGGCCTTATAAGCCTACGGGCATCGAAATCCAGACTGCTTTAAAGAACGCCGGTTTCTACACCGGCAATATCGACGGAAAAATCGGCCCGAAGAGCAAGAAGGCGATCGAAGATTTTCAAACCGCAAATGGCCTCAAAGCTGATGGCAAGGTGGGCACCAAGACCTGGGAAGCCCTGAGTAAGCATCTGAGCGCTGAAGCCGCTCCGGTTAAGCATAAGCGGTAACGGAAATTTTTAAATTTGTTTCAAAAGAAGATCCCAATGTAAAATATTGGGATTTTCTTTTTTACAGTGGTATAATGTAAACCTATATGAAGAAATTTCCGCAAAATTTCCTTTGGGGCGCCGCAACTTCAGCGCATCAGGTTGAAGGCCAAAACATTCATAATGATTGGTGGCTGGCTGAGCAGAGCCTCTGCTTAAAAGAAGCTTCGGGCAGCGCCTGCCGGCATTATGAACTTTACGCGCAGGATTTCGACATCGCCAGAGAGCTTAACCATAATTGCCATCGTTTTTCCATAGAGTGGAGCCGCATTGAGCCGCAGGAAGGAAAATTTGACTCCTCGGAAATCGAACATTACCGTAAAGTTATTTCCGAATTAAAGAGCCGGGGAATTGAACCGGTGGTTACCCTGCATCATTTTACCAACCCGATCTGGTTTAGCCAAAAAGGCGGCTGGACCAAAGCTGGCCTCCAGAAATATTTTTTGCGTTTTGTCGATAAAATAGTCAAAGAGTTTGCCGGCCAGGTAAAATTTTGGATAACCATAAATGAACCTCTGATTTATTCATCGCATTCCTATCTATTGGGTGTCTGGCCTCCCAAGGAGTGTTCGCTGTTTAAGGCTGCCAAAGTAACCTTTAATATGGCCGGCGCCCATATAAAAGCTTACCGTCTTATCCATAAAATTTACCGGGAAAAGTCTTTAGCCAGGCCCATGGTGAGTATCGCGGCTAATTTGCAGGCATTTGAGATTTGCCAGCCGACATTAAAAAATAAATTGGCCCTGTATTTACGGCATAAATTATATAACTTGTATTTCATCGAGAAGCTTTTACGTAAAAAGGCCTTAGATTTTATCGGGATAAATTATTACGGCAGGAACCTGGCGGATGTGCGTAACTGGAAAATAAGGAGTTTATTGCTGGATACCTGCAGTTATAACCATCATCCTTTGCGTAAAAATTCTTTAGGTTGGGATATTTACCCGCAGGGGCTCTACAAGCTTTTAATGGCCCTGAAGAGGTATAATCTTCCAATTATGATTACCGAAAACGGCATCTGTACTGAAGATGATGATTTGAGATGGGACTATATCCGGGAGCATCTGGAGCAGATACATCAGGCTATTGATCAGGGGGCCAAGGTTTTAGGTTATATTTACTGGTCACTGATCGACAATTTTGAATGGGATAAAGGGTTTAGCCCGCGTTTTGGCTTGGTAGCTGTGGATTATCAAAATCAAAAACGCACAATTAAGACAAGCGCCAGAAAACTTGCGCAGGTGGCCCAAAGCAATGAAATTTAAATGGAACCCAAAGACAAAGAATTTATCATAAAAGAATTGCCGTTTTTTGCCGGCCTGAGCAAGGCGGAACTGGCGATAATTTACGCCAAGAGCCGGATTGTTGAATACCGCAAAGGCCAGATTATTTATGAAGAGGGTTCGGCTCCGAGCGCTTTTTATTGCATTATCTGCGGCCGGGTGCAGATTTATGCCAAAGATAAAGACGGGAAACAATCGATCTTGGAGTATTTGCACCGCGGTAAATATTTCGGCATTATTTCCCTGCTGACCAACGAAACGCATTCGGTGACCAGTGCTGCCATCAATGATTGCTCGATATTGGTAATCAATAAAGACGATTTTAATTCTGTGTTAGAGGGTATTCCGCGCCTGGCTATTGACCTAAGCCGCACATTAAGCCGCCGCCTTAAGCGCAAAGATATCCATCAGAAAAAAATCTTTGAGAGCACGGTTATTTCGGTTTTTAGTTCCTACGCGCAGGCAGGCAAAACTATCTACGCTTTAAATCTTGGTTTAAGCCTTAACCGTGAAACCCATAAGTCTGTAATCATTTTAGACATTTTATCTAAAGAAAAGATCCACACTTTACCGGACAAGCTGGAAATCCAGCAGCCGCCTATTTTTGACCTATCTTCCAGCGAAGAAATTTATACCCTGCCAAAAGATTTTGTTTTAAAAAGCAGCTTTGGCATCGACTTGTTTTGTTTCTACTACCAGGAAGATAATGAAGCCTGCCTTAAGCGGTTGATTGAGATATTAAGTATTTTGGTTAATGATTATCATTATATTCTTTTAGACCTGCCTGCGGCGATGGACCGTTCGATTATCAGTATGCTGAACCAATCGGACTTAATCCACATCTTAAGCAGCCCGGACCCGGTGGATTTAAAGCGTACCAATAATCTCATCAGCCGGCTTAAGACAGATTTTAATTTTGATCCGCAGAAGATCAAGACCATTGTTAATGAATATAAATTAGCCCGGATCCATTATAGCGATCAGCTGGAAATCCTGGGGCAGGATATTTTTGCTACCATTCCTAAAATAGAATTTGATTCCCCGGCCCGCCTGATTATCGATGAGCCTGATTGTGAATATTCCAAGGCAGTCAGGCGGATTGCCCGCCATTTGGGAGATTGTCTTGTGGGCTTGGTCCTGGGGGTAGGGGTGGGGTATGGTTTTTGCCATGTAGGAGTATTAAAGGTCCTTGAAGAAGAGAAGATCCCAATTGATGTGATTGCCGGTTCCAGTATCGGCGCCCTTATCGCCAGCCTTTGGGCCATCGGAAACAATAGCCGGGAGATCCTGGAGATTACCCGTGAGTTCAGAGAGCCCAAACATATCTGGGGATTAGTCGATATAACTTTTCCGCGGCTGGGCTTTCTCAAAGGCAATAAATTATACCGTTTCCTGAAGAAACATCTGGGGGATAAAACTTTTTATGATGTGAAACTCCCTTTAAAAGTAATCGCCAGCGATGTTCACCGGAAGGAGCCCAAAATTTTAGACAAAGGGCCGCTGGTTGATGCTATAATGGCAAGTTGTTCGATGCCCGGGGTATTTACCCCTTTTAAATTCAGGGAAGAAATACTTTTTGACGGCGGAGTGACCTATCCTTTGCCTACCGAGCCGCTGATGCAGATGGGGGTAAAAAAGATTATTGCGGTAAACGT
The nucleotide sequence above comes from Candidatus Omnitrophota bacterium. Encoded proteins:
- a CDS encoding RluA family pseudouridine synthase → MNIPIVFEDDWLLVVNKPAGLLSVPTPKNESRTLTSILNQDAQDRGLKYRLYPCHRLDRETSGLLIYAKTKGIESKMADAFRSRQVSKKYIAFVHGKLAHPQGTIASAIEAKSAVTNYEVMQEKNNYSVVEVSPVTGRTNQVRIHFKRIQHPLVGEDKFIFRKDFALRAKRVCLHAEYLEFKHPVTGKTVAVQAPLAADMQKFLEDH
- a CDS encoding GatB/YqeY domain-containing protein, with amino-acid sequence MLAEKIFNDYKEAMKARDTLKSSVLSFLRADMLNLATAKKKDKLDDAEIITVIKKQIKQRQDSIEQFTKGARPEAAEKEKKESEILKGYLPAQMPVEEIKRLIEEAVAATGASGAKDMGRLMKELSVKIAGGADGKLVSDLVRQRLSPPS
- a CDS encoding PfkB family carbohydrate kinase encodes the protein MSIIVLGTVALDSVKTPFGRRKELLGGSAAHFSMAARLFTKVNLIAIVGSDFPKEHIAFLRSKGINLSSLIMEGGKTFRWEGEYKGDLNSALTINTELGVLSVFKPQVSEEQRKIENIFLANVDPDIQEHLLRKMHSPKLVGLDSMNYWINTKRRELIKLLKLIDIYVANDQEARDLSGESNLIKAAKRLSSFGPKMVLIKKGEHGVLFYSRSLHAANGLVFSLPAYPVEKVIDPTGAGDTFAGGFMGYLAKSGKINSSAIKKALAYGTVAASFNVEDFGLYRTSKLVPQDLQRRLVKFKSCFLF
- a CDS encoding MFS transporter; amino-acid sequence: MFSSLQVKYFRIYWLGMFVSLIGTWIQTVAQSWLVFELTNSAFLLGVVGFLSSIPIFVLSLFGGVLADRVNKRNILIFTQVTFMFLAFLLAILTQFKLITPLQIMFIALFNGIVMAFDAPARQSIVVELVGKKHLFNAIALNSVAFNSSRIIGPAIAGVLVSVIGMSGCFYLNGVSFLAVIIALFYIRLGTGKARNNNSAIKDLKEGLIFISRHPLILALVSMVGAMSLFGISYVILMPVFVNHVLAAGVKGLGILMSSTGLGALIGALILARLGDFKYKGRLLIGSAFLFSLSLIIFSLSKNYALAVFSLILIGCTSVIPIALINTLLQINVPDEFRGRVMSLFMITFAGIMPFGNLISGGLAQTLGVSAALFFCGLTCLALFTLINFVFSGLRDL
- a CDS encoding MscL family protein; the encoded protein is MMKEIREEFLRFIKSYGVIGVAIGIVMGQAVAKVITVIVEGLVMPVLEVLLPGNKWQEAVLHLWRINIKIGLIIAGLIDFFIISVVVFFLVKYILKIEPGHKH
- a CDS encoding peptidoglycan-binding domain-containing protein, producing the protein MKRLLSLGVVVLMLAGLSGCGKKQEAEELQPITMESLSTPSSPAAAMPDIKAQESKILTAPAVTQAKEVVPVPPQGPYKPTGIEIQTALKNAGFYTGNIDGKIGPKSKKAIEDFQTANGLKADGKVGTKTWEALSKHLSAEAAPVKHKR
- the uppP gene encoding undecaprenyl-diphosphatase UppP; this encodes MHIVSVLIFGIVEGITEFLPVSSTGHLMLTAKLLQISQSEFIKSFEISIQLGAILAVVVLYWDRLIKGWEIWKRLLVAFLPAALIGALFYKMIKRYLLGNNEVVLWSLFIGGLFLIVFELLHREKKGAVEELSAVSYPQALVIGLFQSVAMIPGVSRAAATIIGGLVVGLKRKTIVEFSFLLAVPTMLAATALDLFKSAQVFKSGQFVSLGTGFIVSFFVALAAIKFLLSFIKRHSFIAFGVYRVIIVLVFWLIVK